In Halanaeroarchaeum sp. HSR-CO, one DNA window encodes the following:
- a CDS encoding gluconate 2-dehydrogenase subunit 3 family protein: MRLTRRDALAALTAAGVTVGGGALFLSTGEPESTADGTAEHRLDESTVRTLVAAAEVLYPSEVEGTEEFVTSYVQGKVEERPDHGRGIADAVDYLDDYAVAWYDAKFADLVPSDRDEALERMNADTAAPDPNGSDVERVRYFVVNELLYGLYTTPTGTTLVGLENPRGHPGGLASYQRGPQS, translated from the coding sequence ATGCGACTGACCCGTCGTGACGCGCTCGCGGCGTTGACTGCAGCAGGCGTCACGGTTGGCGGCGGTGCTCTCTTTCTCTCCACGGGCGAACCCGAATCCACAGCGGACGGAACCGCCGAACACCGCCTCGACGAATCGACCGTCCGTACACTCGTTGCTGCTGCGGAGGTCCTGTATCCATCCGAGGTCGAGGGGACCGAGGAGTTCGTCACCAGTTACGTTCAGGGGAAGGTCGAGGAGCGGCCGGACCACGGCCGTGGTATCGCGGACGCGGTCGACTACCTCGACGACTACGCCGTCGCGTGGTACGACGCGAAATTCGCGGACCTCGTTCCGTCCGATAGAGACGAAGCGCTCGAACGGATGAACGCCGACACAGCCGCTCCCGACCCGAATGGGTCTGACGTGGAGCGTGTTCGATACTTCGTGGTCAACGAGTTGCTGTACGGGCTATACACGACGCCGACTGGTACAACGTTGGTCGGTCTCGAGAACCCCCGCGGCCATCCCGGCGGTTTGGCCAGTTACCAGCGAGGCCCCCAATCGTGA
- a CDS encoding GMC family oxidoreductase, giving the protein MTGDSDRTPSDRVDVCIIGAGPAGALVADRLAARRHEVVILEAGPRFDRADRIERMERSIRPSHDLPSVWDMGGERDAYTSTGEWFYPLNNSRVKGVGGTTLSWQGMVMRLHEVDFEMRSEWGVAADWPIDYEDIRPYYGSAESALGVAGASDNPFAPPRESPHPMPPFPPSHSDARFAEACERLGVATHSVPNARNSAPFDGDSKCVGFGTCKPVCPTDAKYDATRTIEKATDAGVRVIDRVPVQRLEHDRSGQVIDAAVYVTPDGETHRQTARQFVLAAGGIETPRLLLLSESETYPDGLANSSGLVGRYFMEHLFAGTGGIVDWRTRQNHVGFLTSETHQFYDDPAAGTERGIPPADAQTAAFTPIKLEFFNYAGPSPVGLALDSDIWGDELLESLRDAYGNSIAMGGLVGQRPRKDNFVGLDSSKTDDHGNPVPRVHWRVDDVTKRSIRRANEIQETILTELGAELTWQVGPEETGPAFHHMGTTRMGTDPAESVVNPRMRTHDLDNLWIAGSSVFVTSGAMNPTLTIAALALKLADHVDESL; this is encoded by the coding sequence GTGACGGGCGACAGCGACCGAACACCTTCCGATCGGGTCGACGTATGCATTATCGGCGCTGGGCCAGCGGGAGCACTCGTCGCGGATCGACTCGCCGCGCGCAGACACGAAGTGGTAATCCTCGAGGCTGGACCGCGCTTCGACCGGGCCGATCGGATCGAACGGATGGAGCGGTCGATCCGACCGTCGCACGACCTTCCGTCCGTCTGGGACATGGGTGGCGAACGGGACGCCTACACGTCGACGGGGGAGTGGTTCTATCCACTCAATAACTCACGAGTCAAGGGCGTCGGTGGAACGACGCTCTCCTGGCAGGGGATGGTCATGCGCCTCCACGAGGTCGATTTCGAGATGCGCTCGGAGTGGGGCGTGGCGGCGGACTGGCCGATAGACTACGAGGATATTCGACCGTACTACGGGAGCGCAGAGTCGGCGTTGGGCGTCGCCGGGGCTTCGGACAACCCTTTCGCACCCCCACGGGAGTCGCCACATCCCATGCCTCCGTTCCCACCGTCCCACAGCGACGCCAGGTTCGCGGAGGCGTGCGAACGGCTCGGCGTCGCGACGCACTCGGTTCCGAACGCTCGGAATTCTGCGCCCTTCGACGGCGACTCGAAGTGCGTCGGCTTTGGAACCTGTAAACCGGTCTGCCCCACCGACGCCAAGTACGACGCGACCCGTACGATCGAGAAGGCGACGGACGCAGGCGTTCGCGTCATCGATCGGGTCCCCGTTCAACGACTAGAGCACGACCGGTCGGGGCAGGTGATCGACGCAGCCGTCTACGTCACTCCGGACGGGGAGACCCACCGACAGACGGCGCGGCAATTCGTCCTCGCGGCAGGGGGCATCGAGACGCCGCGGTTGCTCTTGCTCTCGGAGTCCGAGACCTACCCGGACGGACTCGCGAACTCGAGCGGCCTCGTCGGCCGCTACTTCATGGAACACCTGTTCGCGGGAACCGGTGGGATCGTCGACTGGCGGACCCGTCAGAATCACGTGGGATTCCTGACGAGCGAGACCCACCAGTTCTACGACGATCCGGCCGCGGGTACCGAGCGCGGGATTCCACCGGCCGACGCACAAACGGCCGCGTTCACCCCCATCAAACTGGAGTTCTTCAACTACGCGGGGCCGTCACCGGTCGGCTTGGCGCTCGATAGCGACATCTGGGGCGACGAGTTGCTCGAATCGCTTCGCGACGCGTACGGGAACAGTATCGCGATGGGTGGGCTCGTGGGACAACGACCCCGGAAGGACAACTTCGTGGGGTTGGACTCTTCGAAGACCGACGATCACGGGAATCCGGTCCCCCGGGTCCACTGGCGAGTCGACGACGTAACGAAGCGCTCTATTCGACGGGCGAACGAGATCCAGGAAACGATCCTGACCGAACTGGGGGCGGAGTTGACGTGGCAGGTCGGTCCCGAAGAGACCGGGCCCGCCTTCCATCACATGGGGACGACACGGATGGGAACGGACCCGGCGGAGAGCGTGGTGAATCCCCGGATGCGTACGCACGACCTCGACAACCTGTGGATCGCCGGGAGCAGCGTCTTCGTCACGAGCGGCGCGATGAACCCGACGCTCACCATCGCGGCGCTGGCTCTCAAACTGGCGGACCACGTGGACGAATCGCTCTGA
- a CDS encoding dolichyl-phosphate hexose transferase has product MTSQPDREDQPTPYTFDDVSVVMGTYNEEAAIATVLRDIEDVTDGAAEVCVVDGSTDRTPEIAREHGATVIEQEPQGYGVAVSEALRSANRPVVVTTDCDDTYPMERLPEFLAAINDGYDVVSGDRLYHGADAMPAVNRYGNIAFAVLASVLMGKRVHDTTTGMRAYRREVIETISWTENTGLSAELLIRPLMRGYEVRELPIQYRDRKGTTTLDPLTGGIEIAKSIVKVALEERRNGSGTDSSIPRPA; this is encoded by the coding sequence ATGACCTCCCAGCCCGATCGCGAGGACCAGCCGACGCCGTACACGTTCGACGACGTGAGCGTCGTCATGGGAACCTACAACGAGGAGGCTGCCATCGCCACCGTTCTCCGTGACATCGAGGACGTAACGGACGGTGCAGCCGAGGTGTGCGTCGTCGACGGCTCTACGGACCGGACCCCGGAGATCGCCCGCGAACACGGTGCGACCGTCATCGAACAGGAACCACAGGGGTACGGCGTGGCCGTCAGCGAGGCCCTCCGCTCGGCGAATCGGCCAGTCGTCGTCACGACGGATTGTGACGATACGTACCCCATGGAACGTCTCCCCGAGTTTCTCGCTGCCATCAACGACGGTTACGACGTCGTCAGCGGTGACCGACTGTACCACGGGGCCGACGCGATGCCGGCCGTCAACCGATACGGGAACATCGCGTTCGCCGTGCTCGCGAGTGTCCTCATGGGAAAACGTGTCCACGACACGACCACTGGGATGCGCGCGTACCGACGAGAGGTCATCGAGACCATCTCCTGGACGGAGAACACCGGGCTTTCTGCGGAACTGCTTATCCGTCCACTCATGCGGGGGTACGAGGTCCGCGAACTTCCGATCCAGTATCGTGATCGAAAGGGGACGACGACACTCGATCCCCTCACTGGCGGTATCGAGATAGCGAAATCCATCGTCAAGGTCGCCCTCGAAGAGCGCCGTAATGGGTCCGGGACGGATAGCTCGATCCCCCGACCAGCGTGA
- a CDS encoding dihydrofolate reductase produces MELIAVAAVAANGVIGKDGEIPWESIPEDKRQYRGRIEDWPVILGRRTFDSMREDLPGSVQIVLSRSESNFDVESARHAPGVEEAIALLDRLDTDRAYVIGGGGIYALFQPVVDRMVLSRIPGEYEGDAYFPEWDGADWELVERTTYDDFVLEEWYRKTD; encoded by the coding sequence ATGGAACTCATCGCGGTCGCGGCGGTCGCAGCAAACGGCGTCATCGGGAAGGACGGTGAGATCCCGTGGGAGAGCATTCCAGAGGACAAGCGCCAGTACCGGGGTCGTATCGAAGACTGGCCGGTGATCCTGGGTCGGCGGACCTTCGATTCGATGCGCGAGGACCTCCCTGGCTCGGTACAGATCGTCTTGAGTCGATCCGAATCGAACTTCGACGTCGAGTCTGCCCGGCACGCACCCGGCGTCGAGGAGGCAATTGCTCTCCTCGATCGACTGGATACAGACCGGGCCTACGTCATCGGTGGTGGGGGGATCTACGCCCTCTTTCAACCGGTCGTCGATCGGATGGTACTGAGCCGGATCCCGGGCGAGTACGAAGGCGACGCGTACTTTCCCGAGTGGGACGGCGCCGACTGGGAACTGGTCGAACGGACCACGTACGACGATTTCGTCCTCGAGGAATGGTATCGGAAGACGGACTAA
- a CDS encoding redoxin domain-containing protein, whose product MLDPGIQAPDFTLPGTETETLNGENQISRYRLSDAVSSGPVVLTFYLFDFHPECTKDVCDIRDLQWLDLLETVSAFAISTDKVFSHREFAERHQLDYPLLSDSDGTVAEAYDVLLDEFADHRRISQRSVFVIDTDQIVRYSWMAERADDHPNWHAVHDAVRELL is encoded by the coding sequence ATGCTAGATCCAGGCATCCAAGCACCCGATTTCACCCTTCCAGGGACCGAAACGGAGACCCTCAATGGGGAAAATCAGATATCGAGATATCGACTCTCGGATGCGGTGTCTTCGGGGCCCGTGGTTCTCACGTTCTATCTCTTCGATTTCCATCCCGAGTGTACCAAAGACGTCTGTGATATCCGTGACTTGCAGTGGCTCGACCTTCTCGAAACCGTCTCCGCGTTCGCGATTTCCACTGACAAAGTCTTCAGCCACCGGGAATTCGCGGAACGTCATCAGCTCGATTACCCATTGCTCTCAGACAGCGATGGAACCGTGGCCGAGGCGTACGATGTTCTGTTAGATGAGTTTGCGGACCATCGTCGTATCTCTCAGCGATCCGTCTTCGTCATCGACACCGACCAGATTGTCCGGTATAGCTGGATGGCCGAACGCGCAGACGATCACCCGAATTGGCATGCGGTCCACGATGCAGTTCGTGAACTGTTGTGA
- a CDS encoding RND family transporter, whose protein sequence is MAASDQVSDAVRWVAVVVTERPRAVLVGFLVVTAVFAAGVGQVTMGSDQLDSFVEGTPEQEALDDVNEKFQDPFETDTASTQLIYESENVLSRQSLVEMLTLLEQIEQREDLYMDSAQGPAPTIAQALDPTATTPAEQRRAIQQASDSQLQQVIETLANERPGFERTLSTDFNSREGTASASITVVSHTPPERADDMESIQLEIQSMAERTPGTVHIFGDGLVEYEMMNVIDDSLALVMPIVVVLILGFLAIAYRDPIDMVLGLIALAMTIVWTFGFLGFANVSFDLTMITVPVLLLAVGVDFGIHIINRYREETATGRDHIPSMRIALGQLLVAFVIVAVTTAFGFGANISSDLEPLQRMGFAAGVGIMFTFLIFGVFLPAAKIESDRFRERYNVPEFDDTPIASEESALGRILAIPTRISNRAPLVVVLVIVVLTIGAAGYGAGVDNTFDTEDFLPPSEQPDAIENLPAGLAPSEYTMTRTINVLEDRFETAESESVVLYVQGSFEQSHALEALAAPNDDPPDSFAVGPHGGAETQSIVTVIRSYAAQNPEFAALVERNDMNDNGIPDRNLPLIYDELAASPYADRTEEYLTDDRRGAKISYSVDSDASQKEIEADASMLGDEFRYSATATGQTIVYGAVSEIIYESSIQSLVLAVVLSGIFLVVVYWLLEGKAMLGLINVFPIAVAVIVLLATMRALGMALNAVTATILSISMGVGIAYSVHVIHRYVDEIDESTGSQEALLTTLTGTGGALAGSMATTSLGTGALVFAISPVLGNFGFLMALSVFYSFVASVVVLPPTVQLYARWNGDTT, encoded by the coding sequence ATGGCGGCGAGCGACCAGGTCTCCGACGCCGTGCGATGGGTCGCTGTGGTCGTCACGGAGCGACCTCGAGCGGTACTCGTCGGATTTCTGGTTGTAACCGCTGTCTTCGCCGCCGGTGTCGGCCAGGTCACCATGGGCTCCGATCAGCTCGACTCGTTCGTCGAAGGGACGCCCGAACAGGAGGCACTCGACGACGTCAACGAGAAGTTCCAGGATCCATTCGAGACCGATACGGCGTCAACGCAGCTAATCTACGAGAGCGAGAACGTACTCTCCCGTCAGTCACTGGTCGAGATGCTGACCCTCCTCGAGCAGATCGAGCAGCGAGAGGATCTGTATATGGATTCGGCGCAGGGCCCAGCACCGACGATCGCGCAGGCGCTCGACCCCACCGCGACGACACCTGCCGAACAACGACGCGCCATCCAGCAGGCCAGCGACTCGCAACTCCAGCAGGTGATCGAAACGCTCGCGAACGAGCGACCCGGGTTCGAACGGACGCTGAGCACCGATTTCAACTCCCGGGAGGGGACGGCATCGGCATCGATCACCGTCGTCTCACATACGCCCCCTGAGCGTGCGGACGATATGGAATCGATTCAGCTCGAGATACAGTCGATGGCCGAAAGAACGCCCGGGACAGTCCACATCTTCGGCGATGGACTGGTCGAATACGAGATGATGAACGTCATCGACGATTCGCTGGCGCTCGTCATGCCGATCGTGGTCGTGCTCATTCTTGGATTCCTGGCGATCGCCTATCGCGACCCCATCGACATGGTCCTCGGGCTGATCGCCCTCGCGATGACTATCGTCTGGACGTTCGGATTTCTCGGATTCGCGAACGTTTCCTTCGATCTCACGATGATAACCGTGCCGGTGTTGCTACTGGCGGTCGGCGTCGACTTCGGCATCCACATCATCAATCGCTATCGCGAGGAGACCGCCACCGGTCGGGATCACATTCCGTCGATGCGCATCGCGCTGGGCCAACTCCTCGTCGCGTTCGTCATCGTCGCCGTGACGACGGCGTTCGGGTTCGGAGCGAACATCAGCTCGGACCTCGAACCCCTCCAGCGCATGGGATTTGCCGCCGGTGTCGGGATCATGTTCACATTTCTCATCTTCGGCGTGTTTCTCCCGGCCGCGAAGATCGAAAGCGATCGATTCAGGGAACGATACAACGTCCCTGAGTTCGACGATACGCCGATCGCCAGCGAGGAGTCGGCCCTCGGTCGGATCCTCGCGATCCCCACCAGAATCAGTAACCGTGCCCCGCTGGTCGTCGTTCTCGTGATCGTCGTGCTCACGATCGGTGCGGCGGGGTACGGGGCTGGCGTCGACAACACGTTCGATACCGAGGATTTCCTTCCGCCATCGGAGCAACCGGATGCTATCGAGAACCTCCCTGCAGGGCTCGCCCCCAGCGAGTACACGATGACCAGGACGATCAACGTCCTCGAAGATCGCTTCGAGACTGCAGAGAGTGAGTCGGTCGTTCTGTACGTCCAGGGGTCCTTCGAGCAGAGTCACGCGCTCGAGGCGCTCGCGGCGCCGAACGACGACCCACCGGATAGCTTTGCCGTCGGTCCACACGGTGGAGCAGAGACACAGAGCATCGTAACCGTCATCCGCTCCTACGCGGCGCAGAATCCCGAGTTCGCCGCCCTCGTCGAGCGTAACGACATGAACGACAACGGCATCCCGGATCGAAACCTGCCCCTGATCTACGACGAATTAGCGGCGTCGCCGTATGCCGACCGGACCGAAGAGTACCTGACCGACGATCGGCGTGGTGCCAAAATCTCGTACTCCGTGGACAGTGATGCTTCTCAAAAAGAGATCGAAGCGGATGCGTCGATGCTTGGTGACGAATTTAGATACTCTGCAACGGCGACAGGCCAGACAATCGTCTACGGCGCGGTGTCCGAGATTATCTACGAGTCGTCAATTCAGAGTCTCGTGTTGGCCGTCGTACTCTCGGGCATCTTCCTCGTAGTGGTGTACTGGCTACTCGAGGGCAAAGCAATGCTCGGACTTATCAACGTCTTTCCGATCGCCGTCGCCGTGATCGTCCTCCTAGCGACGATGCGAGCGCTGGGAATGGCGCTGAACGCCGTCACGGCGACGATCCTCTCGATCTCGATGGGTGTCGGGATCGCCTATTCCGTCCACGTCATCCACCGATACGTCGACGAGATAGACGAATCAACCGGGTCCCAGGAGGCACTTCTGACCACGCTGACGGGGACCGGTGGAGCCCTCGCGGGGAGTATGGCGACGACCTCCCTGGGTACCGGCGCACTCGTGTTCGCGATTTCTCCCGTACTGGGGAACTTCGGCTTCCTGATGGCCCTGAGCGTCTTCTACTCGTTCGTTGCATCCGTGGTCGTCCTCCCACCGACAGTCCAACTCTATGCCCGATGGAATGGGGACACCACGTGA
- a CDS encoding COG1361 S-layer family protein, producing the protein MTTSKRLITVLVLVLVTLSGTIAVAGVGLAQTEATGTAQGEPDLDVHLPQYTVVPGEVARLNLQVTNDGEMRFGQPEMRDAVTAARNVRVEAEAEGPLSVETGQMGIGTVTTNRPGNASIGLTVPEGTEPGTYDIDVELAYSYTDIVWLGSTRISEKTETETRTVEVTVDEAPRFEIESVDTDVRVADRGRMNVTVANTGSQVAEDVRLTLESSSSKFLFGQSQAGTSRIASLEPDANATLSYDVAVQSEASVREYALSGTVQYTDPDGIPGVHRGLSAGVRPLTEQTFSVESAESTLRVGEEGELRGTITNTGPATVEDVVIEYADRTPTIVPVERSAAIGTLEPGDSAEFVLPLEVTTTGKATDRSLDMAVTYRNEDGEKRGYEDVNAEATVEERRDQFAVTLADSEIPAGSDQTIEATITNQLDEPVSNVNMKLFVDDPLDSDEDEGYIGSLDPGESATVTLQLGAAGSAIAKTYPADFDVKYEDSDGTSKISNTVTVPVTVTQPEDTGLPWELIGAAVLLVIIALGGYLYRRQ; encoded by the coding sequence ATGACTACCAGCAAACGGCTGATAACCGTCCTGGTTCTCGTGCTAGTCACCCTCTCGGGGACGATTGCCGTCGCTGGTGTTGGTCTCGCCCAGACCGAGGCAACGGGAACGGCCCAGGGCGAACCGGACCTCGACGTCCATCTCCCACAATACACGGTTGTTCCCGGTGAGGTCGCACGACTCAACTTGCAGGTTACCAACGACGGCGAGATGCGATTCGGACAACCCGAGATGCGGGACGCAGTGACCGCCGCTCGAAACGTCAGGGTCGAAGCCGAGGCCGAGGGGCCGTTATCTGTCGAAACGGGGCAGATGGGCATCGGCACCGTCACGACGAATCGACCCGGCAACGCCTCGATCGGCCTGACCGTCCCCGAAGGAACGGAACCCGGAACCTACGATATCGACGTCGAACTCGCGTATTCGTACACGGACATCGTCTGGTTGGGTAGCACCCGAATCAGCGAGAAGACCGAGACAGAAACACGAACTGTCGAGGTCACCGTCGACGAGGCGCCACGATTCGAGATCGAATCCGTCGACACCGACGTTCGGGTCGCCGATAGAGGACGGATGAACGTCACCGTGGCGAACACGGGATCACAAGTCGCAGAAGACGTCCGCCTGACACTCGAATCGTCGAGTTCGAAGTTCCTCTTCGGTCAATCCCAGGCCGGGACCAGCAGGATAGCGTCGCTCGAACCGGATGCGAACGCGACACTCAGCTACGACGTGGCCGTTCAATCGGAGGCGAGCGTTCGTGAGTACGCGCTTTCGGGGACGGTACAGTATACGGATCCGGACGGCATTCCCGGCGTCCACCGCGGATTGTCGGCCGGGGTGCGTCCCCTGACCGAGCAGACATTCTCGGTAGAGAGCGCCGAATCCACACTTCGCGTCGGTGAAGAGGGCGAACTCAGGGGCACGATTACGAATACCGGTCCCGCCACTGTCGAAGACGTCGTGATAGAGTACGCCGATCGGACTCCAACGATCGTTCCCGTTGAACGCAGTGCGGCGATCGGGACGCTGGAACCAGGTGACTCCGCCGAATTCGTGCTTCCTCTGGAGGTGACGACGACCGGCAAGGCGACGGACCGGTCCCTCGATATGGCCGTCACGTATCGTAACGAAGACGGAGAGAAACGGGGGTACGAGGACGTCAATGCGGAGGCCACCGTCGAAGAACGACGCGATCAGTTCGCGGTGACGCTGGCCGACTCCGAGATTCCTGCCGGGAGCGATCAGACCATCGAGGCGACGATCACCAACCAACTAGATGAACCCGTCTCGAACGTCAACATGAAACTGTTCGTGGACGACCCGCTCGACAGCGACGAAGACGAGGGGTACATCGGTTCCCTGGATCCCGGCGAGTCTGCGACGGTCACGCTGCAGTTGGGTGCAGCTGGCAGTGCTATCGCGAAGACCTATCCGGCAGATTTCGACGTGAAATACGAGGACAGCGACGGAACCTCGAAGATCTCTAACACCGTGACCGTCCCGGTGACAGTCACACAACCCGAAGACACCGGTCTACCGTGGGAGTTGATCGGGGCCGCCGTCCTCCTCGTCATCATCGCGCTCGGAGGCTACCTGTACCGGAGGCAGTGA
- a CDS encoding TetR/AcrR family transcriptional regulator, with product MKGFSDEERTQIRADLIVAGRDLFTTMGLERTRVKDITDEVGIGTSTFYQFFDSKGTLYLTVLNDEVDRIAREYEGVLEDAPDLRTEVHHGLDALFEELETNPLFYRAVVENEHQQLLRHLSPEQQRENFPGRADSLMTLAERWTRRSNFRLDDPEAVVDLLRMLSQTVRMREQFETLSSVEEYENARDVLIDTLVFGLVESE from the coding sequence ATGAAGGGGTTCTCCGACGAGGAACGAACGCAGATCCGTGCAGATCTCATCGTCGCCGGCCGGGACCTGTTCACGACGATGGGCCTCGAGCGAACCCGTGTGAAGGATATCACCGACGAGGTCGGCATCGGGACCAGTACCTTCTATCAATTCTTCGATTCGAAGGGGACGCTGTATCTCACCGTGTTGAACGACGAGGTCGACCGCATCGCCCGGGAGTACGAAGGGGTCCTGGAGGACGCCCCAGACCTTCGAACCGAGGTCCACCACGGTCTCGACGCCCTCTTCGAGGAGTTGGAGACGAATCCACTGTTCTACCGGGCGGTCGTCGAGAACGAACATCAGCAGTTGCTTCGGCACCTGTCGCCGGAGCAGCAACGAGAGAACTTCCCCGGGCGGGCGGACTCCCTCATGACGTTGGCAGAGCGGTGGACACGTCGATCCAACTTTCGACTCGACGACCCAGAAGCAGTGGTCGACCTGTTGCGCATGCTCTCACAGACCGTCCGCATGCGAGAGCAATTCGAGACGCTCAGTTCCGTCGAAGAGTACGAGAATGCCCGAGACGTATTAATCGACACGCTCGTTTTCGGACTTGTCGAATCCGAGTGA
- a CDS encoding DUF3179 domain-containing protein, producing MTQYVTRRAVLAAGVASLAGCLGRGPVGGAVNPSSTTPDDGTGLDGEPPKGNPGGPPTAQDRLPLPGEPSSLRDRAVSGGPPKDGIPSIDSPAFVATDEASDWIDPSDPVFGLATGTETKAYPQSILVWHEICNDVVDGTPVSVTYCPLTGTAMGFARGETTFGVSGRLVNNNLIMYDRATETWWPQVLATAIPGPWNESPPIRSLREFRVVWTTWERWSTVHPHTKVLSRETGFAQRYGSDPYGSYNPRRGYYEPDSTPLFVSWGEDDRLPPKTVVIGTRAADGAAAFEKNALREGRRIEGNRGGSQLVATYDPHLDTGYVYENPSRAQFEVRDDTFVAESEDSFTAAELPLERTLAFDAMWFAWSGFYPETTLYD from the coding sequence ATGACACAATATGTGACCCGGAGAGCAGTCCTCGCTGCCGGTGTCGCGTCACTCGCTGGTTGTCTCGGTCGGGGACCAGTCGGTGGTGCAGTGAACCCGTCTTCGACCACCCCGGATGACGGAACCGGACTGGATGGTGAGCCACCGAAAGGGAACCCGGGCGGTCCACCGACTGCCCAGGACCGATTACCGCTCCCAGGAGAACCGTCATCGCTTCGAGACCGGGCCGTATCGGGCGGTCCACCGAAGGACGGCATCCCGTCGATCGACAGCCCAGCGTTCGTCGCCACCGACGAAGCATCCGACTGGATCGATCCCAGCGATCCAGTTTTTGGTCTCGCGACGGGGACCGAGACGAAGGCCTATCCCCAGTCGATCCTCGTCTGGCACGAGATCTGTAACGACGTCGTCGATGGGACGCCGGTGAGCGTCACGTACTGTCCCTTGACGGGCACAGCGATGGGGTTCGCGCGCGGCGAGACGACCTTCGGCGTCTCGGGACGTCTCGTGAACAACAATCTGATCATGTACGATCGCGCGACCGAGACCTGGTGGCCACAGGTGTTGGCGACGGCCATCCCGGGCCCGTGGAACGAAAGCCCCCCGATACGGTCGCTACGGGAATTCAGAGTCGTCTGGACGACGTGGGAGCGATGGTCGACTGTCCATCCCCACACGAAAGTCCTCTCCAGAGAGACGGGCTTCGCACAACGGTATGGGAGCGATCCCTACGGGTCGTATAATCCACGCCGGGGCTACTACGAACCCGATTCGACTCCACTGTTCGTCTCGTGGGGCGAGGACGACCGTCTCCCGCCCAAGACCGTGGTCATCGGCACGCGAGCAGCCGATGGTGCGGCTGCCTTCGAGAAGAACGCGCTTCGGGAGGGTAGGCGTATCGAAGGGAACCGGGGAGGGTCCCAGTTAGTCGCGACGTACGACCCGCACCTGGACACGGGATACGTCTACGAGAATCCATCGCGGGCGCAATTCGAGGTTCGTGATGACACGTTCGTGGCCGAGTCCGAAGATTCGTTCACCGCTGCCGAGCTCCCACTGGAACGGACTCTCGCGTTCGATGCGATGTGGTTCGCGTGGAGCGGATTCTATCCAGAGACGACCCTCTATGACTGA
- a CDS encoding sulfite exporter TauE/SafE family protein produces MSLGIVSTEGILVAAIVFAGGLVVGFAGFGYAVVSTASLAVVLPPADAVTVMIIPLLAANVSLARELDEERLRTCVRRFWPYVLAAILGTAVGMALLNAIPASVFALGLGLFTLGYVVANQRSILPTRIERRLDSTPMDTVPIQVVLGTISGFVFGASNVGVQVVAYLDTVDVDREVFVGVLALIFLGVSTVRVGLASVLGLYGPGSLLYLSIVVAGIGLIGVSIGARFRASTTPSTQNAVVSVLLTVIGFRLVLSGLGIV; encoded by the coding sequence ATGAGTCTCGGGATCGTATCGACCGAGGGGATACTCGTCGCGGCCATCGTCTTCGCCGGCGGTCTCGTCGTTGGGTTCGCCGGATTCGGCTATGCGGTCGTCAGTACGGCCTCGCTCGCAGTCGTCCTTCCGCCGGCCGATGCCGTGACGGTCATGATCATTCCGCTGTTGGCCGCCAACGTCTCCCTCGCCCGTGAACTCGACGAAGAGCGGCTTCGAACCTGCGTCCGTCGATTTTGGCCCTACGTTCTCGCGGCAATCCTCGGAACCGCAGTCGGGATGGCGCTGTTGAACGCGATTCCCGCGTCGGTTTTCGCACTCGGGCTGGGATTGTTCACTCTCGGATACGTCGTGGCGAATCAGCGATCGATCCTCCCGACCCGAATCGAACGAAGACTCGATTCGACACCGATGGACACGGTGCCCATCCAGGTAGTTCTCGGCACGATCTCTGGGTTCGTGTTCGGTGCTTCGAACGTGGGCGTCCAGGTAGTCGCCTATCTGGACACCGTCGACGTCGATCGGGAAGTCTTCGTCGGCGTGCTCGCGTTGATATTCCTCGGGGTCTCGACGGTCCGTGTCGGTCTCGCGTCGGTCCTCGGGTTGTACGGCCCGGGATCGTTACTCTACCTTTCGATAGTGGTCGCCGGTATCGGATTGATCGGCGTCTCGATCGGAGCGAGATTTCGCGCCAGTACGACGCCTTCGACGCAGAACGCCGTCGTCTCGGTACTGCTGACTGTCATCGGTTTCCGGCTGGTATTGTCGGGTCTCGGTATCGTGTAA